GTGTTGTTCGGCTTCTCGGAGGCGTTCGGCAACTCGTGGCACGGCCTCATCGGCAATCCCTTCCAGTATGCCGGATTGAAGGGGCTGGCCACGGCCCAGTTCGGCACCATCCCGGCCTTCGCCTTCGTCGGCTTCCAGGCCGCGTTCGCCATCCTGGCCGTCGCGCTCATCTCGGGCGCGGTGGCAGACCGGATGAAGTTCGGCGCCTGGTGCCTGTTTGCGGCCTTCTGGAGCGTGCTGGTCTACTTCCCGGCCGCCCACTGGGTGTTCGCGTTTGACGGCTATGCCGCCGACAAGGGCGGTTGGATCGCCAACTCGCTGAAGGTCTTCGACTTCGCCGGTGGCACCGCCATCCACATCAATGCCGGCGCGGCAGCGCTGGCCCTGGCCATCGTGCTGGGCACCCGCAAGGGCTTCGGCACCCGCCCGATGCGTCCGCACAACCTCACCCTGGTGATGCTCGGCGCGGCCGGCCTGTGGTTCGGCTGGTTCGGTTTCAACGCCGGTTCGGCACTCGGCGCCAATGGCACCGCCTCCCTTGCCTGGACGAACACCCTGGCCGCCACCTGCGCCGCCATGAGCGCCTGGGCCCTGACCGAGCGCATCCGCGACGGACACGCCACCAGCCTTGGTGCCGCCTCCGGCGTGGTGGCCGGCCTGGTGGCCATCACCCCCGCCTGCGCCACGGTGAGCCCACTGGACGCCCTGGCGATCGGCGTCCTGGCCGGCGTCGGCTGCTGCTACGCAGTGGGCTTGAAGTACAAGCTCGGCTACGACGACTCGCTCGACGTGGTGGGCGTGCACCTGGTGGGTGGCATCATCGGCACCCTGGCGGTCGGCCTGTTCTGCAAGGCGGACCTCACCAACGGCATCAACGGCCTGTTCTACGGCGGCGGATTCGAGCAGCTCGGACGCCAGGCCCTCGGCGCGGTAGCCATGTTCGCCTTCTCGTTCATCGTCAGCTCGCTCATCGCGCTGGTGATCAAGAAGACCATCGGCATCCGCGTCAGCAATGAGGTGGAGTACGGCGGCATGGACATCTCGCAGCACGCCGAGATCGGCTACGACCTGAGCATCATCGGCTACTCGTCGACCAAGAGCGTGCGCCGCACGATCATCGTGCCGCCCGACGCCTCGAGCCTCACCGACAAGCCCGCCCGCACCCAGGAAGAGGCCTCCGCATGAAGCTCATCACCGCAATCATCCAGCCCGATGTGCTGGAGGACGTCGAGATCGCCCTGGCCCAGGCCGGTGCCTCCGGAATGACCGTCTCCGAAGTGAGCGGCTACGGCCGCCAGCGCGGGCACACCGAGGTCTACCGCGGAGCCGAGTACACGATCGACTTCATCGCCAAGGTGCGCATCGAGATCCTGGCCGCCGAGGCCGAGGTGGAGGGCATCATCTCGATCATCTGCGAGTCGGCCCGCACCGGCAATGTCGGCGACGGCAAGGTCTGGTCGTCCACCGTGGAGGACGTGGTGCGCATCAGGACCGGCGAGCGCGGGGCCGAGGCCCTGTGATGACCACCGTCACCCGCGTGCGCCGGGCATTGCACACATAAACCCCCGATCGTTTCCTTGCGATCACATGAGCAGTTGGCCCGTCCTGATTGATCAGGACGGGCCAACTGTGTGTGTGGGACGGGTTCGGGCTCACGCAGCGCCACGGCCTCACGCAGCGCCGCAGCATCAGCCGACACGGAATCAGCCGGCCCGAACTCCCCGCACCCGGAAATCACCACTGAGTGGGCAGTTGTGCGGCGTCATTGCCGCACAGGTGTCCACCTAAGGACGTCCACCCGAAAGGCAACCGTGCCCATTCAAGGGGCGAACCAGCTGGAGCTGGTGACGGACCGAGCCGGCGACACGGGCACCCGGCAGGGCCACGCCGACGCGCGATCCAAAGATGGGGAGGACCTCTGCAGGGTAGACGACGTAAAGGTCCTCCCCATCCCGCGTCGACCAGGCGCCGACGGCCCTATCGGGGCACTGAGTGGATGGTTTCGACGCGTCTGATCACCACAACCCTCCACTGGGTGGAGAACTGGAGGAGAGAACCCGTGGACAGGGGGACGCCGTCGGCCGCACTCGGCCCGAACTCACCGCACCCGGAAATCACCACTGGGTGGGCAGTCGTGCGGCGTCATTGCCGCACAGGTGTCCACTTAAGGACGTCCACCCAGGGATGCCCACCCGGACAGCAACCGTGTCCGCCCGGGGAGTGCCCCCAAGGAAACCGGTGAACAGGGGCCGGGCGCGGCCCGACACAGCGACCCACGATGGGCCCCACGGACGGCCGGGGCCGACGGGTCCTGCCCGCCAGCAGCGCCCTACTGCCCGTGCAGATGCATGACCACCTGGGCGGCGGTGTCGGTGCCGGAACGCACCGCACCCTCCATGTAGCCATTGAACTTGCTGGCGTATTCGGCGCCGGCGAAGTGGACGCGTCCGAAGCGCGCACCCAGCTGCTGGCCGGTCACGCTCCACAGTCCGGGCGCGAAATGGGCGCCATGGGAGCCCTTCGTGAACGGATCGGCACCCCAGTCGTGGTCGAGGTATTCCAGCGGCGTGGCGGCCTGCTCGCCGAAGACGGTGACCAGCGCGTCACGGAAGACCCGCTCGCGCATGCTGGCGGAGAACTTGGTGAGGGTGGCCGCCTCGGCCCCCTCGAAGAAGCCCATCAGGATGCCGCGCTCACTGGCCGGATCGGAGGTGTCGAAGGTGACGCGCACCGGACCGTCGTCGGCGGCCATCTGGCCCGACAGGCCGGCGTCGCGCCACCAGGGGCGTTCGAACAGCATGTGGCACTTGATGATCGCCCCGGCCGGGGTCTTCTGCACGGTCTCGTAGCGCCAGGGGTCCAGCTGCGGCGCCCACACGAGGTCCTTGGCCAGCCACGGCGGCACCGACAGCACGGCGGTGCGGGCCCGGATCTGCTCGCCCTCGGAGGTGACCACGACCACCGCGTCGTCCTCCTGGTCGATGGTGACCACCGGAGTGGACAACCGCACCCTGCCCTCGAGCTGGGCGGCCATCCGTTCGGCCAGCTGGAGCACGCCGTCCACCAGGCGCACCTGGCCGATGTCGCCATTGGTGGCGATCAGGTTCTCCATGTCGACGCCGGCACGCACATGGGTGAGCACATCGCCCAGCGTCGTGTCGGACAGCGGGCCGTGCACCACGGCGCGCAGGGCCCCGCGCAGGTCGCGCTGCGCCGAGGGGGTGCGCAGGTTGGCGGTGAGCCAGCGTTCCATCGGCTGGTCGAGCCAGGCGGTGTTGGCCCCCGCCCAAGCCGGATCACTGACGGTGCGCTCGGCCAGCCGGCGCAGCCGCAGCACGCCCTGGCCCAGGTCGGCGGCGGCGAAGGGAGTGCGGTGGGAATGCTCGTCGGGTGACTGCTCCACGGCCCGCACATCGCCCTGCTGCACCACCAGCAGCTTGCCGGGGTTGGCCGGCATGGTTGCGGCAGCGGCCTCGTCGATCAGCTCGAGCATGCGGTCGTGGTTGGGGAACACCCACTGCCCGCCCTGCTCCACCAGCTCGCCGCTGGAGAAGCGCGCATTGTCGACGCGCCCCCCGATGCGGTCGCGGGCCTCCAACACCATGACGTCATGGCCGCGCCGGACCAGCTGCGTTGCGACGGTGAGCCCGCCGAAACCGGCTCCCACTATCAGGCAATCAAGCACGAAGCTTCCCCCACTCGATGCGTCCAGGCCTCCATGGCCTCCTTGCTGACTCTACAGAGCCGACGCGTTACCGCCGAGCTCGGGGTGACACGAACACAGGCGGCGGACCCGGCCACGCACTGCGTGCCGAACCCGCCGCCTGTTATCGCCCGGAGGATGGAACCGGGTGTCGAACTCAGCCCTTCTCGGCCCGCAACTCCTGGGTGATCGTGTCGTCCAGGTGGGCACGCCCACGCACGGCGAACCAGCCGATCGCCAGGATGACGAACCAGATCGGCGTCACCACAAGGGCCTTCAGTGTGTCGGGCTGCTGGGTGAGCACCCAGATCACGAACGCGAAGAAGGCCAGCACCACCCAGCACATCACGCGTCCGCCCGGCATGGCGTAGGTGGTGGAGGCGTGCAGATCGGGCCTCTTGGCGCGGTAGCGCAGGTAGCTCACCAGGATGAGGCCCCACACGAAGATGAACAGCACCGACGAGACGGTGGTCACCAGGGTGAAGGCCTCGATCACCGAGTTCGACATGGTGAGCAGCAGGCTGGAGCTGACCAGCACGACGGTGACGAACAGGCCGCTGGCCGGCACCCCGTGGCGGGTGAGCCTGCCGAAGGCGTTGGGGGCCATGCCCTTGTGCGACAGGCCGTAGAGCATCCGTGAGGTGGAGTAGATGCCCGAGTTGGCGCTCGAGGCGGCCGAGGTGAGCACCACGAAGTTCATCACGGTGGCCGCGGCGCCGAAGCCGACCAGGCCGAACAGGTTGACGAACGGCGACACCGCCGGGTTCACCTGGCTCCAGGGCGTGACGCACATGATGGCGGCCAGCGCCACGACGTAGAACATGAGCACCCGCACCGGCACCGCGTTGATGGCCTTCGGCAGCGTCTTGAGCGGGTTCTTCGTCTCGGCGGCGGTGGTGCCCACCAGCTCGATGCCCACATAGGCGAAGACGGCGATCTGGAAGCCGGCCAGGAAGCCGTTCATGCCCTTGGGGAAGACGCCACCGTCATTCCACAGGTTGGCCAGCGAGGCCTTGACGCCGTCGGGGGCGGTGAAGCCGATGACCACCAACACCACGGCCAACACGATGAGCCCCAGGATCGCGACGATCTTGATCAGCGCGAACCAGAACTCCAATTCGCCGAAGAGGCGCACGGTGAGCAGGTTGAGCACGAACAGCAGGGCCAGCGTGGCCACCGACAGGATGATCGACCAGGTCTCGTTCTTCAACCAGAAATCCCAATAACTGGTGAAGGCGATCACATCCGCCATGCCGGTGACCACCCAGCACAGCCAATATGTCCAGCCGGCGAAGAACCCCGCCCAGGGACCCAGCAGGTCGGCGGCAAAGTCCTGGAAGCTCTTGTAATTCAGGTTCGACAGGAGCAGCTCGCCCATCGCCCGCATCACGAAATAGAGCATGACGCCGATGATCAGGTACACCAGCATGATGCTGGGCCCCGCGGTGTGGATGGTCTTGCCGGAACCCATGAACAGGCCAGTGCCGATGGCGCCGCCAATGGCGATCAGCTGGACGTGCCGGTTACCCAGGGCTCGGTGCAGGTGTTGATCGTCATTGTCCTGATCGCCATGGTGGCGATCCGACACGACGGCGTTGGTTTCACTCATGGGATCAACCTTCCCGGATGGATTCGGGGCCAGGCCTGTCTGCCCCCGACCCGGCGCACATTACATGTCACCCCAACCCCCGCAGGGGGAATCCGAAAAATAGTGGCAACTGTCACAAAGTTGTCACCTGTGGGAGTAATCCGCCGGCGTGCAATCACGCCGTGACAACGCATGCCATACACGGATCACAGCGACCTTGCAGCCGTGCAACAGCTGGTGGGACGAGGCTGCTTGGCGTCCCCCAGAAGAAAGGAAACACGCGCATGCTCATGACCTTTGCGCGCCGCGAACTAGGCAGGCGGCGACGCCAGACGATCATCGTCGCACTGGGCCTTGCCATTGCGGTGGCACTACTGATGGTGGTCCATTCCGTGTCGTCGGGTGTGAGCCGGGCGCAGTCCGAGGTGCTGTCCTCCGTGTACGGAGTGGGCACCGACATCACGGTGACCCAGAAATCGACCCAACAGCCCGGGCAGGGCTTCGACATGGCCCCCGGCGCGCAGGACGCCAACGGCAACACCTCGGTGTCGTCGACCACCGTGCGCACCACGCGGGGCACCGAGGCCTTCGACGCCTCGCAGCTGGCCACCGTGCAGGGCGTGCAGGGCGTGGCCGGCGCCACCGCCGTGCTGAACCTCGAGCAGACCACCTTCGACGGCCAGATCGGCTCGTCGGGCAGCGCATCATCCAGTTCATCGGGCAGCTCGTCATCGGCCAGTGCCTCGCCCTCGGCGTCGGCCAGCTCGGGAACCAGCCGCGGCGCGATGGGTGGTGGCCGGATGAACCTCAACCAGACCACCATCACCGGCGTTGAACCCGGCGCGACGCTCGGGCCCCTGTCGACATTGAGCGTCAGCAGTGGACGCGCGCTGGCCACCAGCGACGACGGCAACGACGTCGCCCTGGTGTCGAGCGACTATGCGAGCCAGCACAATGTGGCGGTCGGCGGCACCATCTCGGTGGCCAACAAGGACGTGAGCGTGGTCGGCATCGTCACGTCGAGCTCGTCGAGCAGCATCTCGGAGGTGTACCTGCCGCTGAAGACGGCGCAGGCGCTGTCGGACAACACCGACAAGATCAGCGAGATCCTGGTGCAGGCCTCCGACTCGAACCAGGTGTCCACGGTCGCCTCAGCGCTCACCAAGGCGCTGCCGTCGGCCACCGTGTCGACCCAGGAGGCGCTGGCCCAGTCGGTGAGCGGTTCGCTCGGCTCGGCGTCGAAGCTGATCAGCTCGCTGGGCACCTGGCTGTCGATCGGCGTGGTGGTGGTGGCCTTCGGCCTGGCCGTGCTGTTCACGGTGAGCGGGGTGAACCAGCGCACGCGTGACTTCGGCACCCTGAAGGCGCTGGGTTGGTCGCGGCGACGCATCGTGGGCCAGGTGGCCACCGAGTCGTTGCTGCGGGCAGGCATCGGGGGCGCGGCAGGCATCGTGCTCGGCCTGGTCGCCACCCTGGTGATCAACGCCATGGGCATCACCCTGTCGGGCTCGACCGGCGGCTTCTCGATGGGAGGTGGCCGCGGCGCACCCGGCGGGCAGCCCTCCGGGATGCCGAGCATGGCCGGCGGACAGGCCGGTGGCGCACCCGCAGGCGGGGGCGGTGGCATGGCCGAGCGGGCGTCCAATGCCGTGAACGTGGTGTTGCACAGCCCGGTGAGTATCCAGATGATCGCGATCGGCCTGGCGGCGGCGCTCGTCGGCGGCCTGCTGGCCGGCGTGATCGGAGGCTGGCGTGCAGGCGGAATGCGTCCGGCCGAAGCCCTGAGGAGCGTGGAGTGATGTACACCCTGACTGATGTGACCAAGACCTATGCCGGCAAGCATCCGGTGACCGCGCTCGACCGCGTGACGATCACCATCCCCGACGGCCAGATGGTGGCCATCGAGGGGCCCACCGGCGGTGGCAAGTCGACGATGCTGCAGATGTTGGGCGCGCTCGACGTGCCCACCAGCGGCACGGTGACACTCGACGACGTGGAGTTGTCCGACGCCGGCGAGCGACGGCTGCAGGAGGTGCGCGCCGAACGCGTCGGCATCGTCTTCCAGAACTTCAACCTGATCGCCACCCTGTCGGCGCTGGAGAACGTGCAGACGGCCCTGGTGCCGCTGGGCGTGGGCGCCGAGGAACGCCTGGAACGTTCGCGGGCGGCGCTCGACCAGGTGGCGATGGGCGATCGGGCCGACCACCTGCCCAGCGAGTTGTCCGGGGGCCAGCAACAGCGGGTTGCGATTGCCCGGGCGCTGGTGAAGCGTCCCCGGGTGTTGCTGGCCGACGAGCCCACCGGAAACCTGGATGGCCCCATGCGCGACGAGATCCTGGCGCTGCTGCATTCCAGCTGGCACGCAATGGGTCTGACGGTGATCATGGTCACCCACGACTCGCGGGTGGCGGCCAGCGCGCAGCGTCGGCTGCGCATCGCCCACGGACGGCTCAGCGAGATCGGGGACGGGCGTCGGGCCGGCGCGGACGAGCCGGACGGGGCCCGGGGAGATCCCGGTGGGGCACGGCGCTCCCCCGCTCCGGCCCAGGACCACCCGGACGACGCGCTCGAGGACGCGACGCCGGGCGCATCGCACCAGCCCACGGCACCGGGGACGTACGAGGAGCGTCCGCTGGGCTGAGCTGAGCCGAGCTGGTGACGATGGAGGGGCCCCGACCGGTGACGACCGCCCGGGGCCCTGTCGTCGTTCACCGTGGCGGCGGCTCGCCGCGACCGGTCCCGGCGGGCAGCGCCCCGGCATGGCGAAACCCCCGGTCGGGATCCCGACCGGGGGTTTCTTCGGAGCCGTCTACGAGAGTCGAACTCGTGACCTACGCTTTACGAGAGCGTCGCTCTACCGACTGAGCTAAGACGGCCTGCCGCTTGCGCAGCGCGTTCACTATACCGACCATCGCGGAATTCGGGCGAATCCTGCGTCGGCGAAGCGACTATTGCGCCGTTCCGGCGTCGCTGGCAGCGGTCGGACGCGAGGGGCCGGCACCGTCGTCACTCCCGGCCGGACCACCCGTCCCGGACGCATCTGCCGATCCGGTGGGTCCGCCCGTGCCGGACGTCTTACCCGCACCCGTCCCGTCGACCAGCGGAGCCGCCCCGGCAGCGCCGGGCACATTGGGCACCGCCGCGTCGGCACGGCGCCGCTTGGTACGCGGTTTCTTCTTCTTGCGGGGCGTCGCCGCAGCGCACTGGCAGGCGCTGGCCTGCGCCAGCGGACAGCTGGACTGTTCGCCGTCGCGCGTGCGCACCAGCAGGGCATCATTGGGCACTTGATGGCCGATCACCGTGCCCTCACCGGCCGGCGTCATCACCGTGGTGCCCACCTTCGGCGCCCGGGCATGGAAGTCCTCGTAGGCCTGCTGTTCGTAGCGCAGGCAACACATCGCATGGCCGCACACCCCGCAGCGCTGCACGGCACTGACCAGCATGCCCTGCTCGCGTGCCAGGCGCAGCGACACCGGGTCGAGCGTCAACATCGACGAGCAACACAGCGGACGCCCGCAGGGCCCCACTCCCCCGGTGAGCCGCGCAGCATCGCGTGCCCCCACCTGACGCAGGTCAATGCGGCTGCGCAGCGCACGCACCAGGTCGCCCAACAGCGCCCGGAAGTCCACCCGCTCGGGCGATTGGTAGTAGAACACCGTCAAGCGGTCGTAGTCGGACGACTGGTCAAGGAAGTCGACGGCCAGCAGCTTCATGGCCAACCCGTGGCGTTCGATCAGCAGGCGCGCCACCTCGGCGGCATCGGCCCGCACCTGCCGGTTGGCCTCGTCGCGCGCCAGGTCGGCGGGGGTCGCCGCCCCGGCACACACCGGCACCGCGTCGGGCAGGTCGACGTCGCCACGCCAGACCACCCGGGCCACCTCGCGGCCGTCCTCGGTGGGGTACAGCACCTGATCGCCGATGGCGTGCTCGTGGCCGCCGGCCGCCAGGTAGTGCAGCTGGCCGTGCGGCTGGAACTCCACCGCCAGGACGCTCGCCATGGCCCGAACACTATCCCGGGCGCCCGGCCGAATTCACCCCCGGCTCCGGACATGACGGGGCCCGGCGTCCCCATCGGGGAGCACCGGGCCGGGTCACGATGACGTTGCGGGGCAACGCCGGTCAGGAACTCAGAATTCGGCTTCCTGCTTGCGGCGCACGCGCGAGCGGCGGATGCCGCCGTCCAGCGACCAGCCGCCGGCTCCCACCAGCAGGAACACGAGTCCGATGCCGGCGAGCAGCAGTTCGATGTCACCGGAGAAGCCGGCCGTGCCCGCCACGAAGGGGTTGAAATCGCCCCAGCGGTAGAAGGCGATCGTCAGGCCCGCCAACACCGTGGTGAGCGCCCCGGCCACCCTGGCGCCGAAGCCGAAGACGAACATCACCGCCATCACCAGTAGCAACACCGACAGCCCCCAGGTGACCATGCCAGCGCGGGGGATGCCGATGCTCACCAGGGCATCGACGACGGGCTGGCGCTCGGTGAGCATCTGGTAGCCGTAGACGCCGATGATCACGGCAGTGACCAGGCGCATCAGGAACAGGCCGAGCGCCGGCGCGAACTTGTCGGTGCTGGGACCCTGCGGCTTCTCGATCACCAACGGCTCCTGGGGCTGTTGGGCCACCGTGCCGAGACGACGCTCGCGTGCCGCCCGTTCGCGGGCACGCTGGGCGGCCTCCTCCTGCTTGACCCGGGCGGCCTCCTCCTGCTTGACCCGGGCGGCCTCCTCGCGGGCCTTGCGCTCACGGTCGGCCGCGGCGGTGTCGATCACGGGCTTCTGGGTTGCGGTGTCGGCCATGTCGCGCGCGCTGCTGTTGTGGCTCAGGTCGGCGCCGAACACCGTGGACGCGGCGACCACGGGCATGTTCGGCATCGACGACACGCTCGCGGCAGCGCTGGATGCCTCGTTGGTCACCTGCTGGCTGCGCTCGGTGGAGCTGTCAGAGGTGGTGCGCAGGAACGACGAGGTCGCCGATCCGGCGGGCACGGCGGCCTCACCGGACGCGGCACCCTGACCGGTCGCAGCGGCGGAACCCGGGGCACCGTCGCGTGCGGCGAGCTCGGCCGCCGTCATGAAGCCGGGGCGGGGACCCGCATCGGGTGCGCTGAAATCGGGGACGCCACGACCGCCGACGGGGGCCGGCGGTGCCGGCACGGTGCCGGCCATCGACGTGGGGAACTGGCGTGCCGGCGGCTGCGCGGCACCATCTGCCGACACGGGCTGGGTTCCGGTGGCACCGGAACCGGGGGCCTGCGGCGCGGCGGGTGCGGGCGTTCCTGCGCCCGGGACCGGCGTTGCGGGCTGGGCGGGCGTCGGCTGGGCCGGGCCCGCCGGGTTCTGGCTCGCGGGGTTCTGGCCCGCCGGAGTCTGGCCTGCGGGGCTCTGGGCAGCGGGCGCCTGGTTCGACACGAAGGGAACCGCCTTCGTCTGACCGATGCCCGTGGCCTCGGCGGCCTGGGTCGGCGAGGGCGCGGGGACCGCACCGAAGCCGGGATGGAAGCCGGGCGCCTGGTGGTCGGTGGCCGCCGGGGCGGCCTGCGCGGCCTGCGCGGCCTGCGCTGCGGCATCGGGCTGTCCGGCCGCGTCGGTGGACGCGGGCCTGGGGCCGGGCTGGGCACCCGGCTGGGTCAGGGGAGCCGTCGCATCAGCTGCCGACGGCGCTGCGGGCGCAACCGGCTGCGCGTCCGTCGCGGGCTGACCTGCGGGCGTGGAGGTTCCCGTGGCGTCCGGCACGGGAGCGGCACCGCCCTGGCCAGCAGCCGGCTCGGGCGCCGGCTGTGCGGCGTCGGTGGGTTCGCTCACGCTGTCGTAGAGGTTGTCTTTCTTGTCCCTCGTCGTCACAGGTTGATCCTCTCGTGCTGGTGCAGTCCGAGCTGTCAGACAAAATGGTCAGACTGCTTCACAGCCCATCTTTCCCGCCCGAGGCCGCCCCGGCCGCCGGTGACACGCCCCCGGACACGATCCGTGCCCCCACAGCCGCAGCCCGCGTCAGGATTGCGTCGCGGTGCCCAGTTGCAACAACAGGGCCTCCATGGCGAGCAACGGGTTCACATTGGTCTCCAACGCCTGGCGGCACTCGAGGATCGCGTCAATGCTGTGCAGCGTCTGCTCCGGCGTGGTGGCAACGGCGGCACGTGCCACATCGGCGCGCATCTCGGCGTTGATCAGCCCCACCGTGTGGGTCGGCGGCTCATCGAGCGCCCCCTCGACCACGCCACTGGCCGAATGCAGGCCCGAGGGGTCCACGGCACCGGTCTGCACGGCCAGCACATCGCGGTACCAGGTGGTCAGCTCGGTGAGGCTGCGGTCCAGCGCGTCACGACGCACCCGCTTGGCGCGGGCCTTCTGCTGGTCCTCCAGGTCGCGCAGCGCCGCAGCCGCATGGCGGGGACGCGCACCCTTCGTGCCGAAGCCGAGTGCCTCGGACAGCCGCGCCCGGTCGGCCTCGTCGAGCCTGCCGGTGATGCGATCCGCCTCCGCATCGGCGGCCTTCACCAGGTCGTCGGCCACCGTCAGGCAGGCCCCCACGCTGGTCAGCCGCGAGGGCACCAGCAGCACGGCATGGCGCGCATTGCGCACCTTCTCGTCACGCGCCAGCGCCCGGGCCCGGCCGATATGGCCCTGGGCCGCCTTGGCCGCATATTCGGCCATGGCTCGGTCAATGTGGTCGCGTTCCACCAACAGCCGCACCACATCGGAGTTCGGCGGCGTCCGCAGCGCCACCTGGCGGGTGCGCGAGCGGATCGTGACGATCACATCGTCGGGAGTGGGCGCGCACAACACCCACACGGTCCTGGCGGGTGGCTCCTCGAGGCTCTTCAGCAGGGCATCGGCGCCCCGGTCGGTGATGCGGTCGGCGTCCTCCACGACGATCACCTGGTGGCGACCCATCGTGGGGCTCATGGACGCCTTGCGCACCAGGTCACGCACCTCATCGACGCCGATCGACAGCATCTCGGTGCGCACCAGGGTGACATCGGGATGGGCCCCTGACAAGGCAGTACGGCAGTCGTTGCACTCGCCGCAACCCCCGAAGCGGCACTGCAGCGCCGCCGCGAAGGCCCGCGCGGCATTCGAGCGACCCGAGCCGGGAGGGCCGGTGACCAGCCAGGCATGGGTCATGGCGTGCCCCGGTGCCGCGCCGTCCACGG
The window above is part of the Propionibacterium freudenreichii subsp. freudenreichii genome. Proteins encoded here:
- a CDS encoding ABC transporter ATP-binding protein → MYTLTDVTKTYAGKHPVTALDRVTITIPDGQMVAIEGPTGGGKSTMLQMLGALDVPTSGTVTLDDVELSDAGERRLQEVRAERVGIVFQNFNLIATLSALENVQTALVPLGVGAEERLERSRAALDQVAMGDRADHLPSELSGGQQQRVAIARALVKRPRVLLADEPTGNLDGPMRDEILALLHSSWHAMGLTVIMVTHDSRVAASAQRRLRIAHGRLSEIGDGRRAGADEPDGARGDPGGARRSPAPAQDHPDDALEDATPGASHQPTAPGTYEERPLG
- a CDS encoding flavin monoamine oxidase family protein, giving the protein MGAGFGGLTVATQLVRRGHDVMVLEARDRIGGRVDNARFSSGELVEQGGQWVFPNHDRMLELIDEAAAATMPANPGKLLVVQQGDVRAVEQSPDEHSHRTPFAAADLGQGVLRLRRLAERTVSDPAWAGANTAWLDQPMERWLTANLRTPSAQRDLRGALRAVVHGPLSDTTLGDVLTHVRAGVDMENLIATNGDIGQVRLVDGVLQLAERMAAQLEGRVRLSTPVVTIDQEDDAVVVVTSEGEQIRARTAVLSVPPWLAKDLVWAPQLDPWRYETVQKTPAGAIIKCHMLFERPWWRDAGLSGQMAADDGPVRVTFDTSDPASERGILMGFFEGAEAATLTKFSASMRERVFRDALVTVFGEQAATPLEYLDHDWGADPFTKGSHGAHFAPGLWSVTGQQLGARFGRVHFAGAEYASKFNGYMEGAVRSGTDTAAQVVMHLHGQ
- a CDS encoding PSP1 domain-containing protein → MASVLAVEFQPHGQLHYLAAGGHEHAIGDQVLYPTEDGREVARVVWRGDVDLPDAVPVCAGAATPADLARDEANRQVRADAAEVARLLIERHGLAMKLLAVDFLDQSSDYDRLTVFYYQSPERVDFRALLGDLVRALRSRIDLRQVGARDAARLTGGVGPCGRPLCCSSMLTLDPVSLRLAREQGMLVSAVQRCGVCGHAMCCLRYEQQAYEDFHARAPKVGTTVMTPAGEGTVIGHQVPNDALLVRTRDGEQSSCPLAQASACQCAAATPRKKKKPRTKRRRADAAVPNVPGAAGAAPLVDGTGAGKTSGTGGPTGSADASGTGGPAGSDDGAGPSRPTAASDAGTAQ
- a CDS encoding amino acid permease, which translates into the protein MSETNAVVSDRHHGDQDNDDQHLHRALGNRHVQLIAIGGAIGTGLFMGSGKTIHTAGPSIMLVYLIIGVMLYFVMRAMGELLLSNLNYKSFQDFAADLLGPWAGFFAGWTYWLCWVVTGMADVIAFTSYWDFWLKNETWSIILSVATLALLFVLNLLTVRLFGELEFWFALIKIVAILGLIVLAVVLVVIGFTAPDGVKASLANLWNDGGVFPKGMNGFLAGFQIAVFAYVGIELVGTTAAETKNPLKTLPKAINAVPVRVLMFYVVALAAIMCVTPWSQVNPAVSPFVNLFGLVGFGAAATVMNFVVLTSAASSANSGIYSTSRMLYGLSHKGMAPNAFGRLTRHGVPASGLFVTVVLVSSSLLLTMSNSVIEAFTLVTTVSSVLFIFVWGLILVSYLRYRAKRPDLHASTTYAMPGGRVMCWVVLAFFAFVIWVLTQQPDTLKALVVTPIWFVILAIGWFAVRGRAHLDDTITQELRAEKG
- a CDS encoding ABC transporter permease, encoding MLMTFARRELGRRRRQTIIVALGLAIAVALLMVVHSVSSGVSRAQSEVLSSVYGVGTDITVTQKSTQQPGQGFDMAPGAQDANGNTSVSSTTVRTTRGTEAFDASQLATVQGVQGVAGATAVLNLEQTTFDGQIGSSGSASSSSSGSSSSASASPSASASSGTSRGAMGGGRMNLNQTTITGVEPGATLGPLSTLSVSSGRALATSDDGNDVALVSSDYASQHNVAVGGTISVANKDVSVVGIVTSSSSSSISEVYLPLKTAQALSDNTDKISEILVQASDSNQVSTVASALTKALPSATVSTQEALAQSVSGSLGSASKLISSLGTWLSIGVVVVAFGLAVLFTVSGVNQRTRDFGTLKALGWSRRRIVGQVATESLLRAGIGGAAGIVLGLVATLVINAMGITLSGSTGGFSMGGGRGAPGGQPSGMPSMAGGQAGGAPAGGGGGMAERASNAVNVVLHSPVSIQMIAIGLAAALVGGLLAGVIGGWRAGGMRPAEALRSVE
- a CDS encoding P-II family nitrogen regulator; this translates as MKLITAIIQPDVLEDVEIALAQAGASGMTVSEVSGYGRQRGHTEVYRGAEYTIDFIAKVRIEILAAEAEVEGIISIICESARTGNVGDGKVWSSTVEDVVRIRTGERGAEAL
- a CDS encoding ammonium transporter, whose product is MIALEISAGDTAWVLISAALVLFMTPMLAFFYGGMVRAKGVLNMMMMSIIAMGIVGVLWVLFGFSEAFGNSWHGLIGNPFQYAGLKGLATAQFGTIPAFAFVGFQAAFAILAVALISGAVADRMKFGAWCLFAAFWSVLVYFPAAHWVFAFDGYAADKGGWIANSLKVFDFAGGTAIHINAGAAALALAIVLGTRKGFGTRPMRPHNLTLVMLGAAGLWFGWFGFNAGSALGANGTASLAWTNTLAATCAAMSAWALTERIRDGHATSLGAASGVVAGLVAITPACATVSPLDALAIGVLAGVGCCYAVGLKYKLGYDDSLDVVGVHLVGGIIGTLAVGLFCKADLTNGINGLFYGGGFEQLGRQALGAVAMFAFSFIVSSLIALVIKKTIGIRVSNEVEYGGMDISQHAEIGYDLSIIGYSSTKSVRRTIIVPPDASSLTDKPARTQEEASA